In a genomic window of Glycine max cultivar Williams 82 chromosome 13, Glycine_max_v4.0, whole genome shotgun sequence:
- the LOC100813302 gene encoding oxysterol-binding protein-related protein 4C: MKVTKGKETKIVLTKPFQLEGESDLEPSYRAPNLLHRLLSLLKNVRPGSDLTHFQLPAVFNFPKSQLQCYGESVYCTSSNLLSKCNNGQSPLDRFTSVVAWSISTTRPTSFGVAPYNPTLGETHHVSKGNLNVLVEQVSVNPPVSALHATDEKENIEMIWSQQPVPKFRGTSIEAQVHGKRQLKLLNHGETYEMNCPHLSIRILPVPGIDWVGNVNIRCPETGLVAEISYRSSHSFLGFGGSRKFIKGKILDSSLFKVLYEVDGHWDKTVKVKDTNSGEVRVIYDAKEVISGLKTPIIKDAESVWPTESALVWSELSQAIMNKDWERAREAKQDVEERQRKVLRDRAMKGETWFPKNFRVSYGKDTWEWDCSPTHKWVPEAPIIAQ; this comes from the exons ATGAAGGTAACCAAAGGGAAGGAAACTAAAATTGTTCTGACAAAACCCTTCCAATTGGAAGGTGAATCAGATTTAGAACCGTCTTATAGAGCTCCCAATCTCCTACATCGCTTGTTAAGTTTACTCAAGAACGTGCGGCCAGGATCAGATCTCACACACTTCCAA CTGCCAGCTGTGTTTAACTTCCCAAAATCTCAACTTCAATGCTATGGTGAATCAGTGTACTGCACATCTTCAAACTTGCTGAGCAAATGCAACAATGGGCAGAGTCCACTGGACAGGTTCACATCAGTAGTAGCATGGAGCATATCTACCACACGCCCCACATCTTTTGGTGTTGCTCCTTATAATCCCACTCTTGGAGAGACCCACCATGTTTCCAAGGGCAATCTCAACGTCCTAGTTGAGCAG GTATCAGTCAACCCTCCAGTATCTGCCCTCCATGCAACAGATGAGAAGGAAAACATTGAGATGATATGGTCCCAGCAACCTGTTCCAAAGTTTCGGG GTACATCTATTGAAGCTCAAGTGCATGGTAAACGTCAGCTGAAGCTCCTAAATCATGGAGAAACATATGAAATGAATTGTCCTCACCTTTCAATTAGAATTCTTCCGGTTCCTGGGATTGATTGGGTTGGCAATGTTAATATAAGGTGCCCAGAGACAGGTCTGGTAGCTGAAATATCATACAGATCAAGCCATTCTTTTCTAGGATTTGGGGGAAGTCGTAAATTTATCAAAGGGAAAATCCTTGACTCATCATTATTCAAAGTTCTCTATGAAGTTGATGGTCATTGGGATAA GACAGTTAAAGTGAAGGATACAAATAGTGGAGAAGTGAGAGTGATATATGATGCAAAAGAAGTTATTTCAGGGCTCAAAACTCCTATTATCAAGGATGCGGAG AGTGTGTGGCCAACCGAATCAGCCCTTGTTTGGAGTGAGTTGAGCCAAGCCATTATGAACAAAGATTGGGAAAGAGCAAGAGAAGCAAAACAAGATGTGGAAGAAAGACAGAGGAAGGTGTTGAGAGACAGAGCCATGAAAGGAGAAACTTGGTTTCCTAAGAATTTTAGGGTGTCCTACGGTAAAGACACGTGGGAATGGGACTGTTCACCAACTCATAAATGGGTCCCTGAGGCCCCCATCATAGCTCAATAA
- the LOC100785670 gene encoding uncharacterized protein, with translation MGACFSCNSSSTLKNIRVVHLNGYVEDFDQPISVRQVIGYPQKHFVCTSTQLLSPCSTSMNGDTHLQPGQVYFMLPYSVLHADVSPVDLAGLAKRLTAIAKSGPLSSQTQTFWNSPSRSPGRVGVAEQYGVGMMNIGGKSPSKVQPWKPILDTITEKPFHKRTEPDLQESC, from the coding sequence ATGGGGGCTTGTTTTTCTTGTAACTCATCCTCCACGTTGAAGAATATCCGTGTGGTTCATCTCAATGGTTATGTAGAGGATTTTGATCAACCAATTTCAGTGAGGCAAGTAATTGGATACCCCCAAAAACACTTTGTTTGCACTTCCACTCAGCTTCTTTCCCCTTGCTCAACATCAATGAATGGAGACACCCACCTCCAACCTGGTCAAGTGTATTTCATGCTACCATACTCGGTACTACATGCCGATGTTTCCCCGGTGGACCTGGCTGGCCTTGCAAAGAGACTCACCGCAATAGCAAAATCAGGTCCTTTGTCAAGCCAAACCCAAACATTTTGGAATTCACCCTCCAGGAGTCCTGGTAGAGTTGGGGTGGCAGAGCAATATGGTGTTGGTATGATGAATATTGGAGGAAAAAGCCCTTCTAAAGTGCAACCTTGGAAACCTATCTTGGACACCATAACAGAGAAGCCATTCCATAAGAGAACTGAACCGGATTTGCAAGAAAGTTGTTGA
- the LOC100787619 gene encoding subtilisin-like protease SBT2.5, with protein sequence MRLLEFGCVLIVLSAFLGCGDAEVYIVTVEGEPIISYTGGIDGFEATAVESDEEIDTASELVSSYARHLEKKHDMLLGLLFEEGTYQKLYSYRHLINGFAVHISPEQAETLRHAPGVKSVERDWKVRRLTTHTPQFLGLPTGVWPTGGGFDRAGEDIVIGFVDSGIYPHHPSFAAHNAEPYGPVPKYRGKCEADPDTKRSYCNGKIVGAQHFAHAAIAAGAFNPSIDFASPLDGDGHGSHTASIAAGNNGIPVRMHGHEFGRASGMAPRARIAVYKALYRLFGGFVADVVAAIDQAVYDGVDILSLSVGPNSPPAATKTTFLNPFDATLLGAVKAGVFVAQAAGNGGPFPKTLVSYSPWIASVAAAIDDRRYKNHLILGNGKTLAGIGLSPSTHLNETYTLVAANDVLLDSSVMKYSPTDCQRPELLNKNLIKGNILLCGYSFNFVVGSASIKKVSETAKALGAVGFVLCVENNSPGTKFDPVPVGLPGILITDVSNSKELIDYYNITTPRDWTGRVKSFEGKGKIGDGLMPILHKSAPQVALFSARGPNIKDFSFQEADLLKPDILAPGSLIWAAWCPNGTDEPNYVGEGFAMISGTSMAAPHIAGIAALIKQKHPHWSPAAIKSALMTTSTTLDRAGNPLLAQQTSESEAMRLVKATPFDYGSGHVDPTAALDPGLIFDAGYKDYVGFLCTTPSIDVHEIRHYTHTPCNTTMGKPSNLNTPSITISYLVRTQVVTRTVTNVAEEETYVITARMEPAVAIEVNPPAMTIKAGASRQFSVSLTVRSVTRRYSFGEVLMKGSRGHKVRIPVLANGHRR encoded by the exons ATGAGATTGTTGGAGTTTGGGTGTGTGTTGATTGTTCTATCTGCATTTCTGGGTTGTGGGGATGCCGAGGTTTACATAGTAACTGTTGAAGGTGAGCCTATCATAAGTTATACTGGAGGTATTGATGGGTTTGAAGCTACTGCTGTGGAATCCGATGAGGAGATTGATACCGCAAG TGAATTGGTTTCTTCTTATGCTCGCCATCTTGAGAAAAAACATGACATGCTGCTGGGGTTGCTGTTTGAGGAAGGGACATACCAGAAACTCTATAGCTATCGACATCTTATTAATGGGTTTGCTGTTCATATTTCACCAGAACAG GCAGAAACTCTAAGACATGCTCCTGGAGTGAAATCTGTTGAGAGGGACTGGAAAGTGAGGAGACTTACAACACATACCCCACAATTTTTAGGGCTTCCAACTGGGGTTTGGCCAACAGGAGGTGGCTTTGATCGGGCTGGAGAAGACATTGTGATTGGATTTGTGGACTCAGGGATCTATCCTCATCACCCAAGTTTTGCAGCTCATAATGCTGAGCCATATGGGCCAGTTCCAAAGTATAGAGGAAAATGTGAAGCTGATCCAGATACTAAAAGAAGTTACTGTAATGGGAAGATTGTTGGAGCACAACACTTTGCTCATGCTGCAATAGCTGCTGGGGCATTTAACCCTTCAATTGACTTTGCATCTCCTCTCGATGGGGATGGACATGGAAG TCATACAGCCTCTATTGCGGCTGGAAATAATGGAATTCCTGTGAGAATGCATGGCCACGAATTTGGGAGAGCGAGTGGGATGGCTCCTCGTGCTAG GATTGCTGTGTACAAGGCACTCTATAGACTGTTTGGAGGGTTTGTTGCAGATGTAGTTGCTGCAATTGATCAG GCTGTGTATGATGGAGTGGATATACTCAGCCTTTCAGTTGGACCCAACAGTCCTCCAGCAGCTACCAAGACTACGTTTTTGAACCCTTTTGATGCTACACTTCTTGGAGCCGTGAAAGCTGGTGTCTTTGTTGCACAGGCTGCAGGAAATGGTGGTCCTTTTCCTAAGACATTGGTTTCATATAGTCCATGGATAGCATCTGTAGCAGCTGCAATTGATGATCGtagatataaaaatcatttgatCCTTGGAAATGGAAAAACCTTAGCTGGAATTGGGTTATCAC CTTCCACGCATTTAAACGAAACATACACATTGGTTGCCGCAAATGATGTGTTGCTAGATTCTTCAGTTATGAAGTATAGCCCCACGGATTGCCAGAGACCAGAACTTTTAAACAAGAACTTGATAAAGGGTAATATTCTTCTTTGTGGATATTCCTTCAACTTTGTTGTTGGCTCTGCATCAATCAAGAAAGTCTCAGAAACAGCAAAGGCCCTTGGTGCAGTTGGATTTGTTCTTTGTGTTGAAAACAATTCCCCAGGAACAAAATTTGATCCAGTCCCTGTTGGTCTTCCTGGGATTCTCATCACAGATGTCAGCAATTCTAAG GAACTTATAGATTATTATAATATCACTACACCAAGAGACTGGACTGGGCGGGTAAAGAGTTTCGAAGGTAAAGGTAAAATCGGTGATGGTTTGATGCCTATTCTGCATAAATCTGCCCCACAGGTAGCATTATTCTCTGCTCGAGGGCCAAATATAAAGGACTTCAGCTTCCAAGAGGCAGATCTTCTCAAACCAGATATATTAGCTCCTGGTTCATTGATTTGGGCTGCTTGGTGTCCAAATGGAACTGATGAGCCAAATTATGTTG GTGAGGGGTTTGCCATGATATCTGGAACTAGCATGGCTGCACCACATATAGCTGGAATTGCTGCTCTCATAAAGCAGAAGCATCCTCATTGGAGCCCTGCGGCCATTAAATCAGCTTTGATGACAACATCAACAACTCTAGACAGAGCAGGGAATCCTCTTCTAGCCCAGCAAACTTCTGAATCAGAAGCTATGAGGCTGGTCAAAGCTACTCCTTTTGATTATGGGAGTGGACATGTTGATCCAACAGCTGCATTGGACCCTGGGCTCATCTTCGATGCAG GATACAAGGATTATGTAGGCTTCTTGTGCACAACACCCAGCATTGATGTTCATGAGATAAGGCACTACACTCATACACCATGTAACACCACCATGGGAAAaccatcaaatttaaacacCCCATCAATCACAATTTCCTATCTTGTGAGAACTCAAGTTGTCACGCGCACTGTCACAAATGTTGCCGAGGAGGAAACCTATGTGATCACAGCCAGAATGGAACCTGCTGTTGCCATTGAAGTCAACCCTCCAGCAATGACTATCAAAGCGGGCGCATCGCGTCAGTTTTCGGTGTCACTTACAGTGCGCTCAGTGACAAGAAGGTATAGTTTTGGAGAGGTTTTGATGAAAGGGAGCAGAGGGCACAAGGTGAGGATTCCTGTTCTGGCCAATGGACACCGACGATAG